One Bradyrhizobium sp. ISRA464 genomic window carries:
- a CDS encoding MoxR family ATPase produces MKFTGTKDYVATDDLKVAVNAAIVLERPLLVKGEPGTGKTVLAEEVAKALDAPLLTWHIKSTTKAQQGLYEYDAVSRLRDSQLGDARVSDIKNYIKRGKLWEAFTNQKRPVLLIDEIDKADIEFPNDLLLELDRMEFHVYETGETIRAKLRPIVMITSNNEKELPDAFLRRCFFHYIKFPDSETMGKIVDVHFPSIKKRLVEEALRIFFEVREVPGLKKKPSTSELLDWLKLLLNEDITPEMLRERDPRKLIPPLHGALLKNEQDVHLFERLAFLSRREV; encoded by the coding sequence ATGAAATTCACGGGTACCAAGGACTACGTCGCAACCGATGACCTCAAGGTCGCCGTCAATGCCGCCATCGTGCTCGAGCGCCCGCTCCTGGTGAAGGGCGAGCCCGGCACCGGCAAGACGGTGCTGGCCGAGGAGGTCGCCAAGGCGCTCGACGCGCCGCTGCTCACCTGGCACATCAAGTCCACGACCAAGGCACAGCAGGGCCTCTACGAATACGATGCCGTCTCGCGCCTGCGCGACAGCCAGCTCGGCGACGCGCGCGTGTCCGATATCAAGAACTACATCAAGCGCGGCAAGCTGTGGGAGGCCTTCACCAACCAGAAGCGCCCGGTGCTGCTGATCGACGAGATCGACAAGGCCGACATCGAATTCCCCAACGACCTGCTGCTCGAGCTCGACCGCATGGAGTTCCATGTCTACGAGACCGGCGAGACCATCAGGGCGAAGCTGCGCCCGATCGTGATGATCACGTCGAACAACGAGAAGGAGCTGCCGGACGCCTTCCTGCGCCGCTGCTTCTTCCACTACATCAAGTTCCCGGACTCCGAGACGATGGGCAAGATCGTCGACGTGCACTTCCCCAGCATCAAGAAGCGGCTGGTCGAAGAGGCGCTGCGCATCTTCTTCGAGGTCCGCGAGGTACCCGGCCTGAAGAAGAAGCCCTCGACCTCCGAGCTGCTCGACTGGCTCAAGCTGCTCCTGAACGAGGACATCACGCCGGAGATGCTGCGTGAGCGCGATCCGCGCAAGCTGATCCCGCCGCTGCACGGCGCGCTCCTGAAGAACGAGCAGGACGTGCATCTGTTCGAGCGGCTGGCGTTCCTGAGCCGCCGCGAGGTCTAG
- a CDS encoding NAD(P)/FAD-dependent oxidoreductase, which translates to MNVQTQIRAAEPVTTEHFDVLIAGAGISGVGAAYHLTTQCPGTSFVVLETQKTFGGTWSTHRYPGIRSDSDLHTFGYRFKPWTSAPIATAAEILKYMGEVIEENHLAPHIRYRHTITAAKWSNETNLWTIDATRIDTGEKLRFTTNFFWMCQGYYRHAEGYTPEWTDMAKFKGPIVHPQKWPEDLDYKGKRVVVIGSGATAATLIPAMAKDAGHVTMLQRSPTYFRTGRNAIEIAEELRKLQVDEHWIHEITRRKILFDQDAFTRKTFAEPEAAKKDLLSAVEAYLGKDYDIATHFTPRYRPWRQRIAFIPDGDLFQAIKGGRASVVTDEIDRFTEKGILLKSGKELEADIIITATGFHLSANGEIDFEIDGKPLDFADTVTYRGMMFTGVPNLVWVFGYFRASWTLRVDLVADFVCRMLKHMKETGANKVTPALRPEDHNMPLLPWIDPENFNPGYMMRGMHLLPKRGDKPEWQHNQDYWAEKDEFPAIDLKDKAFVYG; encoded by the coding sequence ATGAACGTCCAGACCCAAATCCGCGCCGCCGAGCCCGTCACAACCGAACATTTCGACGTCCTGATCGCGGGCGCCGGCATCTCCGGCGTCGGCGCCGCCTATCATTTGACGACACAATGCCCGGGCACCAGCTTCGTGGTGCTGGAGACGCAGAAGACGTTCGGCGGCACCTGGTCCACCCATCGCTACCCCGGTATCCGCTCGGACAGCGACCTGCACACCTTCGGCTATCGCTTCAAGCCGTGGACCAGCGCGCCGATCGCGACCGCGGCCGAGATCCTCAAATACATGGGCGAGGTGATCGAGGAGAACCACCTCGCGCCGCACATCCGCTATCGCCACACCATCACCGCGGCGAAATGGTCGAACGAGACCAATCTCTGGACCATCGATGCGACGCGCATCGACACCGGCGAGAAGCTGCGCTTCACCACCAATTTCTTCTGGATGTGCCAGGGCTATTACCGCCACGCCGAGGGCTACACGCCCGAATGGACCGACATGGCGAAGTTCAAGGGCCCGATCGTGCATCCGCAGAAGTGGCCGGAGGACCTCGACTACAAGGGCAAGCGCGTGGTCGTGATCGGCTCCGGCGCCACCGCCGCGACGCTGATCCCGGCGATGGCCAAGGACGCCGGCCACGTCACCATGCTGCAGCGCTCGCCGACCTATTTCCGCACCGGCCGCAACGCGATCGAGATCGCCGAGGAGCTGCGCAAGCTGCAGGTCGACGAGCACTGGATCCACGAGATCACCCGCCGCAAGATCCTGTTCGACCAGGACGCCTTCACCCGCAAGACCTTCGCCGAGCCGGAGGCCGCCAAGAAGGATTTGCTGTCGGCGGTGGAAGCCTATCTCGGCAAGGACTACGACATCGCCACCCACTTCACGCCGCGCTACCGGCCGTGGCGGCAGCGCATCGCCTTCATTCCGGACGGCGACCTGTTCCAGGCCATCAAGGGCGGCAGGGCGTCCGTCGTCACCGACGAGATCGACCGCTTCACCGAGAAGGGCATCCTGCTCAAGTCCGGCAAGGAGCTCGAGGCCGACATCATCATCACCGCGACCGGCTTCCACCTCTCCGCCAACGGCGAGATCGATTTCGAGATCGACGGCAAGCCGCTCGATTTCGCCGACACGGTGACCTATCGCGGCATGATGTTCACCGGCGTGCCGAACCTGGTCTGGGTGTTCGGCTATTTCCGTGCCAGCTGGACGCTGCGCGTCGACCTCGTCGCCGACTTCGTCTGCCGCATGCTCAAGCACATGAAGGAGACCGGCGCGAACAAGGTGACGCCGGCGCTGCGCCCCGAGGATCACAACATGCCGCTGCTGCCGTGGATCGATCCGGAGAACTTCAACCCCGGCTACATGATGCGCGGCATGCATCTGCTGCCGAAGCGCGGCGACAAGCCGGAATGGCAGCACAACCAGGACTACTGGGCCGAGAAGGACGAATTCCCGGCGATCGACCTCAAGGACAAGGCGTTCGTCTACGGCTGA
- a CDS encoding IS1182 family transposase, protein MSKDFRPWKIDEAQLLPPSVQDYVAKDHLSRLIVSLVRESLDLSAITASYRSGLGQPPFDPRMMTALLLHGYASGIYSSRRIAKAAVDRADFMMIVAGDPPDFRTISEFRKRHLEALAGLFVQVLKLAEKAGLVKLGHVALDGTKIKANASKHKAMSYERMKKREAELQAEVDRWLEAAEAADAEEDRLYGNKRGDELPDWVADKEKRLAKIREAKAELEAEAKAAAEEELRRRAEVEKKRIAEGRKKNGKTPAPPKAEPEGKAQRNFTDPDSRILKTKDGYIQGYNAQAAVDGTAQIIVAHGLTARMSDHGQLVGLIDGIEANLGVTPKEASADSGYLSEANLQTLADRHISAYVAIGRAKHAAEGKRTMTGALTKAMRAKLKRAGWRSRYRLRKQIVEPVFGQIKQARGFRQFLLRGIEKVTAEWALICTTHNLTKLARAA, encoded by the coding sequence ATGAGCAAGGATTTTCGCCCCTGGAAGATCGATGAGGCGCAGCTTCTGCCGCCGAGCGTGCAGGATTATGTGGCGAAGGACCACCTGTCGCGGCTGATTGTGTCGCTGGTGCGAGAGAGCCTCGACCTATCTGCGATCACCGCCAGCTACCGGAGCGGGCTTGGACAGCCGCCGTTTGATCCGCGGATGATGACGGCGCTACTTCTGCACGGTTATGCGAGCGGCATCTACTCGTCGCGCCGGATCGCCAAGGCGGCCGTGGATCGGGCGGACTTTATGATGATTGTGGCGGGCGACCCGCCGGACTTCCGCACGATCTCGGAATTCCGCAAGCGGCACCTTGAGGCCTTGGCGGGTCTGTTTGTTCAGGTGTTGAAGCTTGCTGAGAAGGCTGGGTTGGTGAAGCTCGGGCACGTGGCGCTTGATGGCACCAAGATCAAGGCGAACGCATCGAAGCACAAGGCCATGAGCTACGAGCGCATGAAGAAGCGAGAAGCAGAGCTTCAAGCCGAGGTCGATCGCTGGCTTGAAGCGGCCGAGGCGGCGGATGCCGAGGAGGACCGGCTCTACGGCAACAAGCGCGGCGATGAGCTGCCGGACTGGGTGGCCGACAAGGAGAAGCGCCTGGCCAAGATCCGCGAGGCCAAGGCCGAGCTCGAGGCGGAAGCCAAAGCCGCCGCCGAGGAGGAACTGCGGCGCCGGGCCGAGGTGGAAAAGAAGCGCATTGCGGAAGGGCGGAAAAAGAACGGCAAGACGCCGGCACCGCCGAAAGCGGAGCCCGAGGGCAAAGCGCAGCGCAACTTCACGGATCCGGACAGCCGCATCCTGAAGACCAAGGACGGGTACATCCAAGGCTACAATGCCCAGGCCGCTGTCGATGGAACGGCCCAGATCATCGTTGCGCACGGGCTCACTGCGCGCATGAGCGATCATGGCCAACTCGTAGGGCTGATTGACGGCATTGAGGCCAATCTCGGCGTCACGCCGAAGGAAGCCTCGGCCGATAGCGGCTATCTGAGCGAGGCCAACCTGCAAACCCTCGCCGATCGCCACATCAGCGCTTACGTCGCGATCGGGCGCGCCAAGCATGCCGCCGAAGGCAAGCGAACCATGACCGGAGCGCTCACCAAAGCCATGCGGGCCAAGCTCAAGCGCGCCGGCTGGCGAAGCCGCTACCGGCTCAGGAAGCAAATCGTCGAACCGGTGTTCGGGCAGATCAAGCAGGCGCGCGGGTTCAGGCAGTTCCTGCTGCGTGGCATCGAGAAAGTGACGGCCGAGTGGGCGTTGATCTGCACCACCCACAACCTCACAAAGCTCGCAAGAGCCGCTTGA
- a CDS encoding L,D-transpeptidase — protein sequence MMINRILTICAAAALGVAGTSFAHAQQGYPAPQGPAYSASPQPYSPGNMPNFDSLDDDDAPQNSASLPPPGPVMSPDDPRYGRPMNAQPAYSDRAPSGPVMSPDDPRYGRPMGPPPVIYADRPQGGSQQQQAYGDGGVPAANVVYPANPNGDDRNGMRPPGAVNAAGATGTVPPQSPPIGADGKPVQIAALPPDEQPEDGPAQLAPNLRRQEVAFQTKEPPGTIVVDTPHTYLYYVLGNGRAIRYGVRVGRDGFTWTGVQKITRKAEWPDWHPPPEMIERQPYLPRFMAGGPGNPLGARAMYLGSTVYRIHGTNQPSTIGKFVSSGCIGMLNEDVSDLFDRVKVGTRVVVWPGNPPAGTATASAAPTPDSTSVAAAAPQAQAAPLPGTQPTSVQPLPAPVTVR from the coding sequence ATGATGATCAACCGCATTCTGACGATTTGCGCTGCCGCGGCACTTGGCGTGGCAGGAACCTCGTTTGCGCATGCGCAGCAGGGTTATCCGGCTCCCCAGGGTCCCGCCTATTCGGCGTCGCCCCAGCCCTATTCGCCGGGCAACATGCCGAACTTCGACTCGCTCGACGATGACGATGCGCCGCAGAATTCGGCCTCGTTGCCGCCGCCCGGCCCTGTGATGTCCCCGGATGACCCGCGCTATGGCCGTCCGATGAATGCCCAGCCGGCTTACTCCGATCGTGCGCCGTCGGGCCCGGTGATGTCGCCGGACGATCCGCGCTATGGCCGCCCGATGGGTCCGCCGCCGGTGATCTATGCCGACCGCCCGCAGGGTGGATCGCAGCAGCAACAGGCCTACGGTGACGGCGGCGTTCCGGCCGCAAACGTGGTCTATCCCGCCAATCCGAACGGAGATGATCGCAACGGCATGCGCCCGCCGGGCGCAGTGAATGCGGCTGGTGCCACCGGAACGGTGCCGCCGCAGTCGCCTCCGATCGGCGCCGACGGCAAGCCGGTGCAGATTGCTGCCCTGCCGCCGGATGAGCAGCCGGAAGACGGTCCGGCGCAACTTGCGCCGAATCTGCGTCGCCAGGAAGTGGCGTTCCAGACCAAGGAGCCGCCGGGCACCATCGTGGTCGATACGCCGCACACCTACCTCTACTACGTTCTCGGCAACGGCCGGGCCATCCGTTACGGCGTCCGCGTCGGCCGCGACGGCTTCACCTGGACCGGCGTGCAGAAGATCACCCGCAAGGCCGAGTGGCCGGATTGGCATCCGCCGCCGGAGATGATCGAGCGTCAGCCCTATCTGCCGCGCTTCATGGCCGGCGGACCCGGCAACCCGCTTGGCGCCCGTGCGATGTATCTCGGCTCGACCGTGTACCGCATTCACGGCACCAACCAGCCGTCGACCATCGGCAAGTTCGTGTCGTCGGGCTGCATCGGCATGCTGAACGAAGACGTCTCGGACCTGTTCGATCGGGTCAAGGTCGGCACCCGCGTGGTTGTCTGGCCGGGCAACCCGCCTGCGGGAACGGCGACGGCATCCGCCGCGCCGACACCCGACAGCACCTCGGTGGCCGCTGCTGCCCCGCAGGCCCAGGCAGCGCCGCTGCCCGGCACGCAGCCGACCTCCGTCCAGCCGCTGCCCGCGCCGGTCACGGTCCGCTAG
- a CDS encoding SMP-30/gluconolactonase/LRE family protein: MANIRVLATDLEFPEGPVVMPDGSVVLVEIRGQRLTRVYPDGRKEVVAKVPGGPNGAALGPDGKMYVCNNGGFSWIPTRNMIMPGPQPEDYLGGSIQRVDLQSGKVETVVTKCGEHDLRGPNDLVFDKQGGLWFSDLGKRRARDMDVGAFYYLKPGMTEIVEAVHGILPANGIGLSPDEKTVYIAETPTARLWAYELSEPGIVKPRDVIYRGERGKPIAGLGGYQMFDSLAVEANGNVCVATLVSGCISVIAPDGTLVEQVPTGDRVTTNIAFGGPELKTAYITLSGKGELIAMDWSRPGLPLNFLNK, translated from the coding sequence ATGGCCAATATTCGTGTTCTCGCCACCGATCTGGAGTTTCCCGAAGGTCCGGTCGTCATGCCCGACGGTTCGGTCGTGCTGGTGGAAATCCGCGGCCAGCGCCTGACCCGGGTCTATCCCGACGGGCGCAAGGAAGTGGTCGCGAAGGTCCCGGGCGGCCCGAACGGCGCCGCGCTCGGTCCCGACGGCAAAATGTATGTCTGCAACAATGGCGGCTTTTCCTGGATCCCGACCCGCAACATGATCATGCCGGGGCCGCAGCCGGAGGATTATCTCGGCGGCTCGATCCAGCGCGTCGATCTGCAATCCGGCAAGGTCGAGACCGTCGTCACCAAATGCGGCGAGCACGATCTGCGCGGGCCGAACGACCTGGTGTTCGACAAGCAGGGCGGCCTGTGGTTCTCCGACCTCGGCAAGCGCCGCGCCCGCGACATGGATGTCGGCGCATTCTACTATCTGAAGCCGGGCATGACCGAGATCGTCGAGGCCGTGCACGGTATCCTGCCGGCCAACGGCATCGGCTTGTCGCCTGACGAGAAGACCGTCTACATCGCTGAAACGCCGACCGCGCGGCTGTGGGCCTACGAACTCTCCGAGCCCGGCATCGTCAAGCCGCGCGACGTGATCTATCGCGGCGAGCGCGGCAAGCCGATCGCGGGCCTCGGCGGCTACCAGATGTTCGATTCGCTCGCGGTGGAGGCCAACGGCAATGTCTGCGTCGCGACGCTGGTCTCGGGCTGCATCTCGGTGATCGCACCCGACGGCACATTGGTCGAGCAGGTGCCGACCGGCGATCGCGTCACCACCAACATCGCCTTCGGCGGCCCGGAGCTGAAGACCGCCTACATCACGCTGTCGGGCAAGGGCGAGCTGATCGCGATGGACTGGTCGCGGCCGGGATTGCCGCTGAATTTTCTGAACAAGTGA
- a CDS encoding GMC family oxidoreductase N-terminal domain-containing protein, with amino-acid sequence METFDYVIIGAGSAGSVLTNRLSEDPGVRVCVLEAGPSDWHPYIHLPAGFIKTFHMKSVNWAYQQEVGPYTGGRSIYAPRGKTLGGSSSINGHIYNRGQRQDFDTWAQLGNRGWGYPDVLPYFRRMERRIGEGDDTYRGRDGNLTVTTMDWQDPLCEAFMDGAVSLGIPRNPDYNGKIQEGVSYCQRTILNGRRVSAATAFLHPARRRPNVDVRTHAHVTGIIFEGKRAVGVRYNRGGKYGDPLEIRATKEVILSGGAYNSPQLLQLSGVGSPDLLKSHGIEVRHALPGVGEGLQDHYAPRSVARVKNIRTINELRRGMSLWVEALKWATTRRGLLSLSPTMVYCFWHSGETTESSDLQLTFTPASYKEGVQGQLEDEPGMTVASWQQRPESRGYVRIRSADPFQAPIIQTNYLAEEIDRRVVVAGMKLARRLLASEPLKPYFAYEDFPGPKVQSDDEFLAAATQRGTTTFHPGCTCRMGPADAPWAVVDDQLRVHGMEGLRVIDASIMPRMISANLNASTLMIADKASDMIRGKAPELAAKLPEYA; translated from the coding sequence ATGGAAACGTTCGATTATGTGATTATCGGCGCAGGCTCCGCCGGGAGCGTGCTGACCAACCGGTTGAGTGAAGATCCGGGCGTCAGGGTCTGTGTGCTCGAGGCGGGCCCGAGCGACTGGCACCCCTACATCCATCTGCCGGCCGGCTTCATCAAGACCTTCCATATGAAGAGCGTGAACTGGGCCTATCAGCAGGAGGTGGGGCCCTACACCGGCGGACGCAGCATCTATGCGCCGCGCGGCAAGACGCTCGGCGGCTCGTCCTCGATCAACGGCCACATCTACAATCGCGGCCAACGCCAGGACTTCGACACCTGGGCGCAGCTCGGCAATCGCGGCTGGGGCTATCCCGACGTGCTGCCCTATTTCCGGCGCATGGAGCGGCGCATCGGTGAGGGCGACGACACCTATCGCGGCCGCGACGGCAACCTCACCGTCACCACGATGGACTGGCAGGACCCGCTCTGCGAGGCCTTCATGGATGGTGCGGTCAGCCTCGGCATTCCGCGCAATCCCGACTACAACGGCAAGATCCAGGAGGGCGTCTCCTACTGCCAGCGCACCATCCTGAACGGCCGGCGCGTCAGTGCCGCGACTGCCTTCCTGCATCCGGCGCGGCGGCGGCCGAATGTCGACGTGCGCACGCATGCGCATGTCACCGGCATCATCTTCGAGGGCAAGCGCGCGGTCGGCGTGCGCTACAACAGGGGCGGCAAGTATGGCGACCCGCTCGAGATCCGCGCCACCAAGGAAGTCATTCTCTCCGGCGGCGCCTACAACTCGCCGCAGCTCCTGCAGCTCTCCGGCGTCGGCTCGCCAGATCTGTTGAAGTCGCACGGCATCGAGGTGCGCCACGCGCTGCCGGGTGTCGGCGAGGGCCTGCAGGATCACTACGCGCCGCGCTCGGTGGCGCGGGTCAAGAACATCAGGACCATCAACGAGCTTCGTCGCGGCATGAGCCTGTGGGTCGAGGCGCTGAAATGGGCGACGACGCGGCGCGGCCTGCTGTCGCTGTCGCCGACCATGGTCTACTGCTTCTGGCATTCCGGCGAGACCACGGAGAGCTCGGACCTGCAGCTCACCTTCACGCCGGCGAGCTACAAGGAGGGCGTGCAGGGCCAGCTCGAGGACGAGCCCGGCATGACGGTGGCGTCCTGGCAGCAGCGGCCGGAGAGCCGCGGCTATGTCCGGATCCGCTCCGCCGATCCGTTCCAGGCGCCGATCATCCAGACCAACTACCTCGCCGAGGAGATCGACCGCCGCGTCGTCGTCGCCGGCATGAAGCTGGCGCGCCGGCTGCTCGCCTCCGAGCCGCTCAAGCCGTATTTCGCCTATGAGGACTTTCCAGGTCCCAAGGTGCAGAGCGACGATGAGTTCCTCGCCGCCGCGACCCAGCGCGGCACCACCACTTTCCATCCCGGCTGCACCTGCCGGATGGGCCCGGCGGACGCGCCATGGGCCGTGGTCGACGACCAGCTTCGTGTCCACGGCATGGAGGGCTTGCGCGTGATCGACGCCTCGATCATGCCGCGGATGATCTCGGCCAATCTCAACGCCTCCACGCTGATGATCGCCGACAAGGCCTCCGACATGATCCGCGGGAAGGCACCTGAGCTCGCCGCGAAGCTGCCGGAATATGCGTGA
- a CDS encoding rhodanese-like domain-containing protein: MPQTIHRGIKAMIDEANAEIQTISAADAITLIGKDDVVIVDIRDPREIERDGRIPGAFSCTRGMLEFWIDPKSPYAKPIFQEDKKFIFHCAGGLRSALAAKTAKDMGLKPVAHMGGGFAAWRDAGGPIEAWEPKKKG, encoded by the coding sequence ATGCCCCAGACCATTCACCGCGGCATCAAGGCGATGATCGACGAGGCCAATGCCGAGATCCAGACCATCAGCGCGGCCGATGCGATCACGCTGATCGGCAAGGACGACGTCGTCATCGTCGACATCCGCGATCCCCGCGAGATCGAGCGCGACGGCAGGATCCCCGGCGCGTTCTCCTGCACTCGCGGCATGCTGGAATTCTGGATCGATCCGAAGAGCCCCTACGCCAAGCCGATCTTCCAGGAAGACAAGAAGTTCATCTTCCACTGCGCCGGCGGCCTGCGCTCCGCGCTCGCCGCGAAGACCGCAAAGGACATGGGCCTGAAACCGGTCGCCCATATGGGCGGCGGTTTCGCGGCCTGGCGCGACGCCGGCGGGCCGATCGAGGCGTGGGAGCCGAAGAAGAAGGGTTAG
- a CDS encoding VWA domain-containing protein: protein MFLQFFTSLRDAQVPVTLREYLTLMEALDADLAEQSVENFYYLSRAALVKDERNLDKFDRVFGSVFKGLESLLDAMEKAEIPEEWLKKLAEKYLTEEEKKQIEAMGWDKLMETLKKRLEEQKGRHQGGSKWIGTAGTSPFGAHGYNPEGVRIGQEKNRNNRAVKVWDKREFKDLDGNVELGIRNIKVALRRLRKFARTGAPDELDLDTTIKETANHGYLDVHMRPERRNAVKVLVFFDIGGSMDSHIEQVEELFSAAKSEFKHMEYFYFHNCLYEGVWKQNKRRFTDRTPTWDVLHKYPHDYKVVFVGDASMSPYEIMVPGGSVEHVNEEAGSVWLDRIIRTYPHAVWLNPVAQKHWDYSESTTIIRRIFSERMYPITIEGLENAMRELVR, encoded by the coding sequence ATGTTCCTGCAGTTCTTCACATCGCTGCGCGACGCCCAGGTCCCCGTGACGCTACGGGAATATCTGACGTTGATGGAAGCGCTCGACGCCGATCTCGCCGAACAGTCGGTCGAGAACTTCTATTATTTGTCGCGCGCCGCCCTGGTGAAGGACGAGCGCAATCTCGACAAGTTCGACCGCGTGTTCGGCTCCGTGTTCAAGGGGCTCGAGAGCCTGCTCGATGCCATGGAGAAGGCCGAGATCCCCGAGGAGTGGCTGAAGAAGCTCGCCGAGAAATATCTCACCGAGGAAGAGAAGAAGCAGATCGAGGCCATGGGCTGGGACAAGCTCATGGAGACGCTGAAGAAGCGGCTCGAGGAGCAGAAGGGCCGCCATCAGGGCGGTAGCAAGTGGATCGGCACCGCCGGCACCTCGCCGTTCGGCGCCCATGGCTACAATCCCGAAGGCGTGCGCATCGGGCAGGAGAAGAACCGCAACAACCGCGCCGTGAAGGTGTGGGATAAGCGCGAGTTCAAGGATCTCGACGGCAATGTCGAGCTCGGCATCCGCAACATCAAGGTCGCGCTGCGCCGCTTGCGGAAGTTCGCGCGGACCGGCGCGCCTGACGAGCTCGATCTCGACACCACGATCAAGGAGACCGCCAACCACGGCTATCTCGACGTGCATATGCGTCCCGAGCGGCGCAACGCGGTCAAGGTGCTGGTGTTCTTCGATATCGGCGGCTCGATGGATTCGCATATCGAGCAGGTCGAGGAGCTGTTCTCGGCCGCCAAGAGCGAATTCAAGCACATGGAGTATTTCTACTTCCACAACTGCCTCTATGAAGGCGTCTGGAAGCAGAACAAGCGGCGCTTCACCGACCGCACGCCGACCTGGGACGTGCTGCACAAATATCCGCACGACTACAAGGTGGTGTTCGTCGGCGACGCGTCGATGTCGCCTTACGAGATCATGGTCCCCGGCGGTTCGGTCGAGCATGTCAACGAGGAGGCCGGCTCGGTCTGGCTCGACCGCATCATCCGCACCTATCCGCATGCGGTGTGGCTCAATCCGGTGGCGCAGAAGCACTGGGATTATTCGGAATCGACCACCATCATCCGCCGCATCTTCTCCGAACGCATGTATCCGATCACGATCGAGGGTCTGGAGAATGCGATGAGGGAGCTGGTGCGATAA
- the sseA gene encoding 3-mercaptopyruvate sulfurtransferase: MTVADDPLVSTEWLAAHLGDAKVKVLDATFKLPGVLPLPKDDYLAAHLPGAVFFDVDAVSDHSNPLPHMFPTAEQFGRDVGVLGVSNADTVVIYDAGGWVAAPRAWWMFLSYGHRDVRILNGGLKKWRAEGRPVESGEVTPQPATFKASYDPKRVRSIEQMIANVENSKEQVIDARAADRFEGRAPEPRPGIRAGHVPGARNVPYNVLFDAATGAMKPLDDLRAAFTGAGVKLDAPIVTSCGSGVSAAVLTLALYRLGITDTALYDGSWSEWGQAGGPPIATGPA, translated from the coding sequence ATGACCGTTGCCGACGATCCGCTTGTCTCAACAGAATGGCTGGCCGCGCATCTCGGCGACGCCAAAGTGAAGGTGCTCGACGCGACCTTCAAGCTGCCGGGCGTGCTGCCGCTGCCGAAGGACGATTACCTGGCCGCGCATCTTCCCGGCGCGGTGTTCTTCGACGTCGACGCTGTGTCGGATCATTCCAATCCGCTGCCGCACATGTTTCCGACCGCCGAGCAGTTCGGCCGCGACGTCGGCGTGCTCGGCGTCAGCAACGCCGACACCGTCGTGATCTATGATGCCGGCGGCTGGGTGGCCGCACCGCGCGCCTGGTGGATGTTCCTCTCCTACGGCCATCGCGATGTGCGCATCCTCAACGGGGGCTTGAAGAAGTGGCGCGCCGAGGGTCGCCCCGTCGAGAGCGGCGAGGTGACGCCGCAGCCTGCGACCTTCAAGGCGAGCTACGATCCGAAGCGCGTGCGCAGCATCGAGCAGATGATCGCCAATGTCGAAAACAGCAAGGAGCAGGTGATAGACGCGCGCGCCGCCGATCGCTTCGAGGGCCGCGCGCCGGAGCCGCGGCCGGGCATCCGCGCAGGCCACGTCCCGGGTGCCCGTAACGTCCCTTACAACGTCCTGTTCGATGCCGCGACCGGCGCCATGAAGCCGCTCGACGATCTGCGCGCAGCCTTCACGGGGGCTGGCGTGAAGCTCGATGCGCCGATCGTGACGAGCTGCGGCTCGGGCGTCTCGGCTGCCGTGCTGACACTCGCACTCTACCGGCTCGGCATCACCGACACTGCGCTGTATGACGGCTCGTGGTCGGAATGGGGGCAGGCCGGCGGCCCGCCGATCGCGACCGGGCCGGCCTGA
- a CDS encoding GNAT family protein produces MPWLEPVTLRGTHARLEPLSHDHVAGLTEAVKDGDLWKLWYTAIPKPENMTKEIDRRLGLQAAGSMLPFTVFDAAGQISGMTTYMNVDTPNRRVEIGSTWYAKRVQRSAVNTQCKLLLLSHAFEKLDCIAVEFRTHFFNHRSRRGIERLGAKQDGILRSHQISPNGTLRDTVVYSIIACEWPTVKAHLNYQLNEKPR; encoded by the coding sequence ATGCCCTGGCTTGAACCGGTCACCCTTCGCGGCACGCATGCGCGGCTCGAGCCGCTGTCGCATGATCATGTCGCCGGACTGACCGAGGCCGTGAAGGACGGCGATCTCTGGAAGCTCTGGTACACGGCCATTCCGAAGCCGGAGAACATGACCAAGGAGATCGATCGACGGCTCGGCCTGCAGGCCGCCGGTTCGATGCTGCCGTTCACGGTGTTCGACGCCGCGGGCCAGATCAGCGGCATGACGACCTACATGAATGTCGATACGCCGAACCGCCGCGTCGAGATCGGCTCGACCTGGTACGCCAAGCGTGTGCAGCGCAGCGCGGTCAATACGCAGTGCAAACTGCTGCTGCTCTCCCATGCCTTCGAGAAGCTCGATTGCATCGCGGTCGAGTTCCGCACGCATTTCTTCAATCACCGGAGCCGCCGCGGCATCGAGCGTCTCGGCGCCAAGCAGGACGGCATCCTGCGCAGCCACCAGATCTCGCCCAACGGCACGTTGCGCGACACGGTAGTTTACAGCATCATCGCCTGCGAATGGCCGACGGTGAAGGCGCATCTCAATTATCAACTCAACGAAAAGCCGCGCTGA